The DNA region gaccttatttttgcaggattagattctaaacaattcttagaaataaaggaatctattaactttttttcttgcaaattgtttgaaactattgctaaattatgtctaccaaatttagtaatgatatgacgttaagtaacataactatgacaaaagtcttcgtattttttgattgaccctcgtacattTCAAATGCTAGTTATAAGGTGGAAAAATATTGACTCACCTGGTGTGACCATGACACAAGGACTGATTTAGTCTCATCTTCATCTCCAGACACCTGGATCAGGAGAGAATCGGAGATGGATATGGAACCATCAGAAGAGTAGTGGATAGAAAAGTCCTTTAACTTCCTGACAAAGGAAAAACAATGTAAAGTCAATACAGTTGAGAGCAAAGCATTTGTATGTGATTCCATAAGCTTTAAGATTCTTGGCCcggtaaattttaaagtttatttccATCCTAGAGATAAAAATTCTTAATACTCTACATGTTAATTGATATAGAAATAAATTTCACTACCCAGGTATTTTACAAAGTTACAGCATTTTTAATTATGCAACCATCAAAGACATTTATACAGCTAGATACCATATGTAAGGGAACTTGTTGGTGGCTTCTTAACTATAGTTTGTCAAGCTAAATTTCCATTAAATGTCGATTAATCCACACAGTTGGTGTACCTTTTGACCAGTTGGTAGATTTTCTCAGCCACTTTGTTGGCGGGCCCCTCCTCCTCTATGCTAATGGTGGAGGTGAACCTGAGGTGGTGCTCCTCGACCCCCATCTCCTTCAGGGCCTGGCTCGGGTCAATGATCTGGAGACGCTGGTACCAAGTAACAATATAAAGAGTTATACAGCACAACGTAATGAAACAGAGATATAGCATTAAGTGAAGAAACAAAGATAAATCATTACATGGTACAAGTATTAGGGAAACAGACATAGAACACCACATATATCCTCTAGTATAGCTATTAAAAGAAACATGGACATTGCACTACACTTCTCCTactaacaaattttttaaaatatactttaCAAAAAGTTTCATCCtcatttttaaatgcaaaatgtGTCATAAACCAATATTAACAAATGTTTGGCTAAatgatttgaacattttattatttcctTATCGTCCTTTTAAATCATACTTTTCTACTTACATTTCCTCTCATTACCAAAGCTCCATGTAAAACTCTTGGTCTTTTGGCATCAGGGGGAAGTAATCCTGAAAATTCAATCATTCAATATAACTTTCATCAATGAAACTAAATATAAAAGGTTATGTATTGAAATTTCCAACACATATTCAATTTATCCAAACCTGTTTTAGATGCTTCCCTCTTTAACAAAGAAAGTGGAATATCAACATGGATATTGTGCGTTGTTTCTATTGTAACAGATTCTCCATTGGCtggtttgtaacaatcaatgcctacaaatattatacatattaaagttaaaactgatattcaattattaattaacattaTACATAAGTATACTCATATTCAATTAATAATTAACAAGTCACTGGCActtcttttatataatttaccagaaatttgcaaataaactgtatactgtatattcctaattaaacataAGCACTTAATATTCTCTAAAACGGTATGAAGCTTTCCTCATGGATTCTAAATTTTCACCATTATTTGTAATAATTgcaattatttcaaaaaatcaaatgctTAAAATACCATGTTCTCGTAATTTGaatcatgtacaaaatattacaatgGCAGAATGAAAAACTCCTgtcaaattcttttaaaataatgaatcaaCAAAACTTTACCAAACTCCTGCTGGATTTTGTTTTTTAGGAAGTCCATCTTAGCCGCCTCTCCGTGGACCAGCATCACGTTCCTGGGCTCACACTGAGAGATCAGCTGCATGATTCCTTTAGCGTCAGCATGGGCACTGAAGGACATGTACTGCACAGAGAGCTTCACATCCAGCtgatacaatacaatacatCACAAACTAGAGAGCATTCATCACAAAGGGCCTATTGGCCTTAGATAAATAATTTCCCACTGGCTGTTCTAGGAAACTAGGGAAATATCCATATCAAAAATGTTacaaagaatttttcttttaaagttttcaaaggTTACAAAAAGTCTTATTTAATTCACATGCATGTAATTTTGGATCTGATACAGAAATCCATGTACAATCTACCATTATCAAATATTACCACATGCTTATCAAGAAATAAGGGAAatactgtaaaacaaaaaataacagacAATTCTGAGGCAAATAAattgatcaatttttttcatgtagAGAACTGTAGCTCTAAAGTATGTCAATCCAAATTTTCCTATAGGGCTGCATTTCTATAGCTAGGCTAGACTTAAAAAGTCATCAAAGTCAAGTTCTACTTTCTTAAATGGGTGGTGtgatactagtacatgtacttacgatttgtttgttttctaaTTCTAATTTCCGAGCTCCATTCAGAATTTTATGTCCCACAGTTCCTGCTACACAGTATCCAGGCATTATGACCTACAGAAAAATATGCTTGTACACTTAATGATAATAGTGGAAATAAAGCTGTGTAAATTAAATCTACAAGCAAAGATAGATTCTCTAAGCCCTGTGAATTCATATGGATTAATACCCACGATTTTATAAAGTCCAGTGTATCAATATTAGAACATTAGCAATGAACATACCATGTTGAGTTCATTAGGGGCCCATTTCTTGAAGATTTGTAGAGACAGACCAGCATGCAACATTCCAGGGGTAGCAAAGACCACCATTGGTCCTGGATTGTCTATAAAAGCTCTGTCAAATGGCTGATAAACCAAGCATATAATCACATGAAAACATTTTGTGTATAATGTAACAAGGTATTTCTTGATCCATTACAGTGAATGATagacagcaaatatttttttaataatgttcaGGATTGCAtgtgcattgtttaaaaaatatcaccaaaacattcaatttcataaaaagaaaatctaaCCAGTGTGATCATCTGATAATTAAAATGGTAACATTTAATTATGCTTTTACCCCATTATTTGAAATCATCAAAAAGACCTCTTTATAGTATGGTACATGCAGTACTGCTCTATTGCAGGACAAATTGAcatagtttggtgaaatatgatGTAGCGGCAGTCGTTTAATCTACCTCATCAAATTATCTACCAACTTAAACTTTGCCATAGTATACCAATGTGCTCTTCCAGAAAGCTATACCAagatatataacaaattatattgTAAATGATCAATGAAACGTGTATATGTCATAGAGGGtcagaagtacatgtactgatataAACTAGCTCAAATATTTGATTCCTACCTTGATATGCTTGAATTCAAACATATTTCTCTGTACAAAGGTTTTCTTAATCTTCTGACTTGTCCATGTAATAAATAACTTGTAGTAGTGGTTGGCCTGTTAACACAATCACAACTTTTATACACTAGTAGACAATAATTTCCAATATAATATACCAAGACATAAGCACCAAGGATTCAAAGTCTACTGGACCTGCAATAATGTTAGCCTcccaaaatttcttttttaaatcagagggctacattattgcagcgaAATCAATGCCAAACTGTTTTACCCACCTTTTCAGTGAGACCCAGAGAGAAGTAGATGGGGACTTTGATGTTCATGCGGTCCCAGTAACTCTCCAGCAGAATACAGAGTTCTTGTGCTCGGCCCAGAGCAAACACTGGAATCAGGAcctaaaatttgttttcaaatttgatatatgaattctagatatatttatcTACATTGATTAAAACTGACCTTTAATACATACACTGTATGACATTGGTATTTTTCTGGTATAatctaatataattattttcatattacatTATTACTGTAAATTGCTTAATTATTAAACGCAAGGAAtttatatccgcgtaaaattgcaagaagtccccctcgcagattttaaaa from Crassostrea angulata isolate pt1a10 chromosome 7, ASM2561291v2, whole genome shotgun sequence includes:
- the LOC128155185 gene encoding integrator complex subunit 11-like, translating into MASEIKVTPLGAGQDVGRSCILLTIGGKNIMLDCGMHMGYNDERRFPDFTYITDEEGDRLTDHLDCVIISHFHLDHCGALPYMSEMVGYDGPIYMTHPTKAICPILLEDYRKITVERKGEENFFTSEMIKNCMKKVVVVNLHETKQVDEELEIKAYYAGHVLGAAMFHIKVGQQSVVYTGDYNMTPDRHLGAAWIDKCWPDLLITESTYATTIRDSKRCRERDFLKKVHDCVEKGGKVLIPVFALGRAQELCILLESYWDRMNIKVPIYFSLGLTEKANHYYKLFITWTSQKIKKTFVQRNMFEFKHIKPFDRAFIDNPGPMVVFATPGMLHAGLSLQIFKKWAPNELNMVIMPGYCVAGTVGHKILNGARKLELENKQILDVKLSVQYMSFSAHADAKGIMQLISQCEPRNVMLVHGEAAKMDFLKNKIQQEFGIDCYKPANGESVTIETTHNIHVDIPLSLLKREASKTGLLPPDAKRPRVLHGALVMRGNRLQIIDPSQALKEMGVEEHHLRFTSTISIEEEGPANKVAEKIYQLVKRKLKDFSIHYSSDGSISISDSLLIQVSGDEDETKSVLVSWSHQDEDIGSFLLQLLREDPSLVQAV